In Kineococcus sp. NBC_00420, a single genomic region encodes these proteins:
- a CDS encoding multidrug effflux MFS transporter gives MADTAGTAETSSPPAGRDTAVGLPPLLPLAVVVGIAPLATDMYIPALPAIAADLGTSTSAVQLSLTAFLVAFAVGQLLIGPISDAVGRRPLLLAGTTTFAVASVVCALAPDPVTLVVARLLQGLAGAAGSVVGRAVVTDVLQGAARARTISSLAAINALGPVLAPLLGAALLLVGEWRLMFVALACLGLVLAASVKFTFHETLPPHRRASGVGLRASAARMGTLLRIPRFSAYLVTSCCATAGFFAYIATSSFVFQSQFGFSEPAYTLVFATNASCMIASTLVFRRLVRRHDEDVLLSIGLGVAAVGSLGVLTAALLGAGPGPVWACLAVVTGAWGFVITGSATRTQALGQALPGTAAALQGGLAFGVGGLGTPLAGALGGTAVAMGAVMASGLSVAVVIQLVATRLAARAHRG, from the coding sequence ATGGCTGACACCGCAGGAACCGCCGAGACGTCCTCCCCACCCGCCGGGCGGGACACCGCGGTCGGGCTGCCCCCGCTGCTGCCGCTGGCGGTGGTGGTGGGGATCGCGCCGCTGGCCACGGACATGTACATCCCGGCGCTGCCCGCGATCGCCGCCGACCTGGGCACCAGCACGTCGGCCGTCCAGCTGTCCCTGACCGCCTTCCTGGTGGCCTTCGCCGTCGGGCAGCTGCTCATCGGACCGATCTCCGACGCGGTGGGGCGCCGACCGCTGCTGCTGGCCGGGACGACGACGTTCGCGGTGGCCTCCGTCGTCTGCGCGCTGGCTCCGGACCCGGTGACCCTGGTCGTGGCGCGGTTGCTGCAGGGTCTGGCCGGCGCGGCCGGGTCCGTCGTCGGGCGGGCGGTGGTGACCGACGTCCTGCAGGGCGCGGCCCGCGCCCGGACGATCAGCTCGCTCGCCGCGATCAACGCCCTCGGTCCCGTCCTGGCCCCGCTGCTGGGGGCGGCACTGCTGCTGGTGGGGGAGTGGCGGTTGATGTTCGTCGCGCTGGCGTGCCTCGGGCTCGTCCTGGCCGCGAGCGTGAAGTTCACGTTCCACGAGACGCTCCCCCCGCACCGCCGGGCCTCCGGGGTCGGGTTGCGCGCCTCGGCGGCCCGCATGGGGACCCTGCTGCGGATCCCGCGCTTCAGCGCCTACCTGGTGACCTCGTGCTGCGCCACCGCGGGGTTCTTCGCCTACATCGCCACGAGCTCGTTCGTCTTCCAGAGCCAGTTCGGCTTCTCGGAACCGGCGTACACGCTCGTCTTCGCCACCAACGCGTCGTGCATGATCGCGAGCACGCTGGTCTTCCGTCGTCTCGTGCGCCGCCACGACGAGGACGTCCTGCTCTCGATCGGGCTGGGCGTCGCCGCCGTGGGGTCGCTGGGCGTCCTGACCGCGGCCCTGCTCGGCGCGGGACCCGGACCGGTCTGGGCCTGCCTGGCCGTGGTCACCGGAGCCTGGGGGTTCGTGATCACCGGGTCCGCGACGCGGACCCAGGCCCTCGGGCAGGCCCTCCCCGGGACGGCCGCGGCGTTGCAGGGCGGTCTGGCCTTCGGCGTCGGCGGTCTGGGGACACCGCTGGCCGGGGCCCTGGGCGGGACCGCCGTCGCCATGGGGGCGGTCATGGCGTCGGGGCTGAGCGTCGCCGTCGTCATCCAGCTCGTCGCGACCCGCCTCGCGGCCCGCGCCCACCGGGGCTGA
- a CDS encoding pyridoxamine 5'-phosphate oxidase family protein translates to MQEITDETELRELIGEPLPRAWEKERTSLHELDRAWLAASPFCLLATAGADGSCDVSPKGDPAGYTLVLDEGTIAIPERPGNRRVDSLRNILTNPHVGSIHLIPGRGDTLRINGRARLVRDAPFFDDMVVKGHRPVLAIVVEVEQVFHHCSKAFLRSQLWQPETWAPQAVPPRAVLAQTLERPDATLSDLEDYYGPSYADGLYRGQ, encoded by the coding sequence ATGCAGGAGATCACCGACGAAACCGAACTGCGCGAGCTCATCGGCGAACCGCTGCCGCGGGCGTGGGAGAAGGAACGCACGTCCCTGCACGAGCTGGACCGGGCCTGGCTGGCGGCGTCCCCGTTCTGCCTGCTGGCCACCGCCGGCGCCGACGGCTCCTGCGACGTCTCGCCCAAGGGCGACCCGGCGGGGTACACCCTCGTCCTCGACGAGGGGACCATCGCCATCCCCGAGCGCCCGGGGAACCGTCGCGTGGACAGCCTGCGCAACATCCTGACCAACCCCCACGTGGGGTCGATCCACCTGATCCCCGGACGGGGGGACACCCTACGCATCAACGGTCGCGCCCGCCTCGTGCGCGACGCCCCCTTCTTCGACGACATGGTGGTCAAGGGCCACCGCCCGGTCCTGGCGATCGTGGTCGAGGTCGAACAGGTCTTCCACCACTGCTCCAAGGCGTTCCTGCGCTCGCAGCTGTGGCAGCCGGAGACCTGGGCGCCGCAGGCCGTCCCCCCGCGGGCCGTCCTGGCGCAGACCCTGGAACGACCGGACGCGACGCTGTCGGACCTCGAGGACTACTACGGTCCGAGCTACGCCGACGGGCTGTACCGCGGACAGTGA
- a CDS encoding NAD(P)H-binding protein, whose translation MTLPTPPRPDDTPARSLVIGATGDVGTHLVDDLAARGVPFRVLARRPGQVRAFTERGLDAVLGSFEDTDSLRAAMRGCDQVFLNTPPGLEQFRQNRDAIDAAVAAGVRHVVKVSASDANPRSAIPWARDHALADEHLRRSGLAWTRLQPGAFTKNLLVEAAAIRRGWLPQTSGHGATAWIDVLDVAAVGARVLTDPTVQGGAGDDGRVYRLTGDRPLSYPEVAGVLTAALGHRVRYVQVPAPLFYGVLRATGAPAWQARGLVHQFVDVVRRGADDGRLCTTDVPDLLGRPAVTVADFAAAHRTELRTA comes from the coding sequence GTGACTCTCCCCACCCCGCCCCGTCCCGACGACACCCCGGCCCGGTCGCTGGTCATCGGCGCCACCGGGGACGTCGGCACCCACCTCGTGGACGACCTCGCCGCCCGGGGCGTCCCGTTCCGGGTCCTGGCCCGACGGCCCGGACAGGTCCGCGCCTTCACCGAGCGCGGCCTCGACGCCGTCCTCGGCAGCTTCGAGGACACCGACAGCCTGCGCGCCGCGATGCGCGGGTGCGACCAGGTCTTCCTGAACACTCCCCCGGGCCTGGAGCAGTTCCGGCAGAACCGCGACGCGATCGACGCCGCGGTCGCCGCGGGGGTCCGCCACGTCGTCAAGGTGTCCGCCTCCGACGCCAACCCCCGCTCGGCGATCCCCTGGGCCCGCGACCACGCCCTGGCCGACGAGCACCTGCGGCGCAGCGGTCTGGCGTGGACGCGCCTGCAGCCGGGTGCGTTCACGAAGAACCTGCTCGTGGAGGCGGCGGCCATCCGGCGCGGGTGGCTGCCGCAGACCAGCGGGCACGGGGCGACGGCCTGGATCGACGTGCTCGACGTCGCCGCCGTGGGCGCCCGGGTCCTCACCGATCCCACCGTCCAGGGTGGCGCCGGGGACGACGGACGGGTCTACCGGCTCACCGGCGACCGGCCGCTGTCCTACCCGGAGGTCGCCGGCGTGCTGACCGCCGCGCTCGGGCACCGCGTGCGCTACGTCCAGGTTCCTGCGCCGCTCTTCTACGGCGTGCTGCGCGCCACCGGTGCCCCCGCGTGGCAGGCCAGGGGCCTCGTCCACCAGTTCGTGGACGTGGTGCGCCGCGGTGCGGACGACGGCCGGCTGTGCACCACCGACGTCCCCGACCTGCTGGGACGCCCCGCCGTCACCGTCGCCGACTTCGCCGCGGCCCACCGCACCGAACTCCGCACCGCCTGA
- a CDS encoding MarR family winged helix-turn-helix transcriptional regulator — protein MDVTEDDIDALVTWSLIRAAHRAQRELTAVFAHHGLSPVQFGVLSHLGTGAEFTQAQLARKVLVRPQSLSGVLDGMVARDLITRDSERTRGRRNPLALTPTGRDLLAEVWPSVQAANRPERLDMSAAEVAALNGVLLRMVDGDG, from the coding sequence GTGGACGTGACCGAGGACGACATCGACGCGCTCGTGACGTGGTCGCTGATCCGCGCCGCGCACCGCGCCCAGCGCGAACTCACGGCCGTGTTCGCCCACCACGGGTTGTCGCCGGTGCAGTTCGGCGTGCTCTCGCACCTGGGCACCGGAGCCGAGTTCACCCAGGCCCAACTGGCCCGCAAGGTGCTGGTGCGACCGCAGTCGTTGAGCGGGGTCCTGGACGGGATGGTGGCCCGCGACCTCATCACCCGGGACTCCGAGCGGACCAGGGGACGGCGCAACCCGCTGGCCCTCACCCCCACCGGCCGCGACCTGCTCGCCGAGGTCTGGCCGTCGGTCCAGGCCGCGAACCGGCCCGAACGGTTGGACATGAGCGCGGCCGAGGTGGCCGCCCTCAACGGGGTCCTGCTGCGGATGGTCGACGGGGACGGGTGA
- a CDS encoding MerR family transcriptional regulator, with the protein MLSSFVRRQVTIGDAAAFVGTTPRAIRHYHDIGLLPEPERGSDNRRRYGYDDVLRLLWIRKTADAGIALDDVRDAFTDAPDRSDGDHAVQSVLERLEATLAAQEAELRRQRTAVQRMRRRGPRSGLLSDVVAARLEGLPEGSLRRTDLDALLITERIFGPLGAAVQASRFIALATRDDLREQEDRLDAAEEALDDTVAVDDPRVARVAGQRHAFELALHAVIEESGLADAEEELFDSWDALHPAGVDDGPDATGGSRGRRSSPSATDAVRNLPHDWSPARRRCMELVLELSTRE; encoded by the coding sequence ATGCTCTCGTCCTTCGTCCGGCGTCAGGTCACGATCGGTGACGCGGCCGCGTTCGTCGGCACCACGCCGCGCGCCATCCGGCACTACCACGACATCGGCCTGCTCCCCGAGCCCGAGCGGGGCAGCGACAACCGCCGCCGCTACGGCTACGACGACGTGCTGCGGCTGTTGTGGATCCGGAAGACGGCCGACGCGGGGATCGCCCTGGACGACGTCCGGGACGCCTTCACCGACGCCCCGGACCGCTCCGACGGCGACCACGCCGTCCAGAGCGTCCTGGAGCGACTGGAGGCGACCCTCGCCGCCCAGGAGGCGGAACTGCGGCGGCAGCGCACCGCCGTGCAGCGCATGCGCCGGCGCGGACCGCGGTCGGGGTTGCTCTCCGACGTCGTCGCCGCCCGCCTCGAGGGCCTGCCCGAGGGTTCCCTGCGCCGGACGGACCTGGACGCGCTGTTGATCACCGAGCGGATCTTCGGCCCGCTCGGTGCGGCCGTCCAGGCGTCCCGCTTCATCGCCCTGGCGACCCGTGACGACCTGCGGGAGCAGGAGGACCGCCTCGACGCCGCCGAGGAGGCGCTCGACGACACCGTCGCGGTCGACGACCCCCGGGTGGCCCGGGTCGCCGGTCAGCGGCACGCCTTCGAACTGGCGCTGCACGCCGTCATCGAGGAGTCCGGCCTGGCCGACGCCGAGGAAGAACTCTTCGACTCCTGGGACGCTCTGCACCCCGCCGGCGTCGACGACGGACCGGACGCGACCGGTGGCTCCCGCGGCAGGCGGAGTTCCCCGAGCGCCACCGACGCCGTCCGGAACCTGCCCCACGACTGGTCGCCGGCCCGCCGCCGCTGCATGGAACTGGTGCTGGAACTCTCCACCCGGGAGTGA
- a CDS encoding GGDEF domain-containing protein: MPTSADPPAPAPSRARVLAALVGVSVLIGLLAGLDSTTLRPGPWTVAFHCSLATGGLSALGLLTLGRRWSDRVLVVLITGLMGLVVLSVLANQSRAGGMLNVVLLLPNAVFAAVYLSRGACRVVSLVLTLCLAVVMRAVTAEPLQWTTLVALPLLAFVGTSEVVLRLRGELESAATALRRQSLTDPLTGLSNRRALQEHLAGSAGTGTCTVLALDIDHFKAINDTHGHAVGDEVLRCFSAGLARETRHDDVVVRMGGEEFLVLSSTPVDRAEEFAQTLRTRAAHWMAPWSATVSVGVVTVERPERRGLVGSGLQAAIERADVCLYAAKQQGRNRVVTQVWPEA; encoded by the coding sequence GTGCCCACGTCCGCCGATCCGCCGGCCCCGGCACCCTCCCGCGCCCGGGTGCTCGCGGCCCTGGTGGGCGTCTCGGTCCTCATCGGACTGCTGGCCGGACTGGATTCGACGACCCTGCGCCCGGGACCGTGGACGGTGGCCTTCCACTGCTCGCTGGCCACCGGCGGACTCAGCGCGCTGGGCCTGCTCACCCTCGGGCGTCGCTGGTCGGACAGGGTGCTCGTCGTACTCATCACGGGCCTCATGGGCCTGGTCGTCCTGTCGGTGCTGGCCAACCAGAGCCGGGCCGGCGGGATGCTCAACGTCGTCCTGCTGCTGCCCAACGCGGTGTTCGCGGCCGTCTACCTCTCCCGCGGTGCGTGCCGCGTGGTCTCGCTCGTCCTGACGCTGTGCCTGGCGGTCGTCATGCGGGCGGTGACCGCGGAACCGCTGCAGTGGACGACCTTGGTGGCCCTCCCGCTGCTGGCCTTCGTCGGCACCAGCGAGGTGGTCCTGCGACTGCGCGGGGAGCTCGAGAGCGCCGCGACCGCCCTGCGGCGGCAGTCGCTCACCGATCCCCTCACCGGGTTGTCGAACCGCCGTGCGCTGCAGGAGCACCTCGCTGGATCCGCCGGCACGGGGACCTGCACGGTCCTCGCGCTGGACATCGACCACTTCAAGGCCATCAACGACACCCACGGTCACGCCGTGGGCGACGAGGTGCTGCGCTGCTTCAGCGCCGGGCTCGCGCGGGAGACCCGCCACGACGACGTGGTCGTCCGCATGGGTGGGGAGGAGTTCCTCGTCCTCTCCTCGACCCCGGTCGACCGCGCCGAGGAGTTCGCCCAGACGCTGCGCACGCGTGCGGCGCACTGGATGGCCCCGTGGTCGGCGACGGTCAGCGTGGGTGTCGTGACGGTCGAGCGTCCCGAACGCCGGGGCCTGGTCGGCTCCGGGCTGCAGGCCGCGATCGAACGGGCGGACGTCTGCCTCTACGCGGCCAAGCAGCAGGGCAGGAACCGGGTGGTCACCCAGGTGTGGCCGGAGGCCTAG
- a CDS encoding MFS transporter, which translates to MPPRILDALRAALFPLGRVRGPVSTLNTADLRAFRATLLGTLVTSVGLGLTLPFTFVYFDHVLGLALPVVGFVVAGAAVLALGATAAGGVIADRIGLGRVAVLGLVLQAGGTTLLALAREPVAGAAGLAVLSMGNAFVWPSLNGLVTHQVPAERRSRAFAVRFGLMNVGLGAGSLTAATTVSVARPGSFHVVYLLDGASTAVFALILFVGLRNTAGWTAHAHRTREAAPTGYRTVLRDGHFVAHLVVLLALAIFGSSQTEGPWAAFVALTPGGSTRVIGLGFAANTAAIVVFQLPVERWTRGLRRSRLLASCALSGALAWVLTGIASLPGLPATVAGTLLVSALGVFGVGETFLSPVINAVPNALAPDHLRGRYNALNSATYPVSKFIGPPLAGVLIGSGTPNSWVGVVTIGMLVAAGGAVLLGRRLPLSVELSGR; encoded by the coding sequence GTGCCTCCTCGAATCCTCGACGCCCTGCGTGCCGCGCTCTTCCCGCTCGGGCGCGTCCGGGGCCCGGTCTCGACCCTGAACACCGCCGATCTCAGAGCCTTCCGCGCCACCCTCCTCGGTACGCTCGTCACGTCGGTGGGGCTCGGACTGACGCTGCCGTTCACCTTCGTGTACTTCGACCACGTCCTCGGGCTCGCGCTGCCCGTCGTGGGGTTCGTCGTGGCCGGTGCAGCCGTGCTCGCCCTGGGTGCCACCGCCGCGGGGGGCGTGATCGCCGACCGCATCGGGCTGGGACGGGTCGCGGTTCTCGGTCTGGTGCTCCAAGCCGGCGGAACCACGCTCCTGGCCCTGGCGCGTGAACCGGTGGCCGGGGCCGCAGGCCTGGCCGTGCTGTCGATGGGCAACGCGTTCGTGTGGCCCAGCCTGAACGGGCTCGTCACCCACCAGGTCCCGGCCGAGCGCAGGTCGCGCGCCTTCGCCGTGCGGTTCGGCCTCATGAACGTCGGGCTCGGTGCCGGATCCCTCACTGCGGCAACGACGGTGTCGGTCGCGCGTCCGGGCAGCTTCCACGTGGTCTACCTGCTCGATGGCGCATCGACCGCGGTCTTCGCGCTCATCCTCTTCGTCGGACTCCGGAACACGGCGGGCTGGACGGCGCACGCTCACCGCACGAGGGAGGCCGCCCCGACCGGTTACCGGACGGTGCTGCGAGACGGGCACTTCGTCGCCCACCTCGTGGTTCTGCTGGCCTTGGCGATCTTCGGGAGCTCGCAGACCGAGGGTCCGTGGGCGGCGTTCGTCGCCCTGACGCCCGGCGGGTCCACTCGGGTCATCGGTCTCGGCTTCGCGGCCAACACCGCAGCGATCGTCGTGTTCCAACTGCCGGTGGAACGCTGGACCAGGGGACTGCGACGCAGCCGGCTGCTGGCCTCGTGCGCACTCTCGGGGGCTCTGGCGTGGGTGCTGACCGGGATCGCGAGCCTGCCCGGACTTCCGGCGACGGTGGCGGGAACGCTCTTGGTGTCGGCGTTGGGGGTGTTCGGGGTGGGGGAGACCTTCCTCAGCCCGGTCATCAACGCCGTGCCGAACGCTCTGGCGCCAGATCACCTCCGCGGTCGGTACAACGCGCTGAACTCGGCCACCTACCCGGTCTCCAAGTTCATCGGTCCGCCCCTGGCCGGAGTCCTGATCGGGAGTGGAACACCGAACTCCTGGGTCGGCGTGGTCACGATCGGCATGCTCGTCGCGGCCGGTGGCGCCGTCCTGCTGGGTCGTCGTCTTCCGCTCTCCGTCGAGCTGTCAGGACGGTGA
- a CDS encoding MarR family winged helix-turn-helix transcriptional regulator, with translation MSIAPTGWSGGDPEAFTALTLVRASLAMRRVFIATLAPHDLTPQQFNVLLHLVQDPGRSQADLAREVMATPQSVGELLRSMEEEGMVERTPPAGRGLPSAVYATATGRALLDEVTPFVLAAFAPEALGLDPTAYARLNLDLHSILAALGT, from the coding sequence ATGTCCATCGCACCCACGGGCTGGAGCGGCGGCGACCCCGAAGCGTTCACGGCGCTGACCCTGGTTCGCGCTTCCTTGGCCATGCGGCGGGTCTTCATCGCCACGCTCGCTCCCCACGACCTGACCCCGCAGCAGTTCAACGTGCTGCTCCACCTCGTCCAGGACCCCGGGCGCAGTCAGGCCGACCTGGCCCGCGAGGTGATGGCCACCCCTCAGTCGGTGGGCGAACTGCTCCGGAGCATGGAGGAGGAGGGGATGGTTGAGCGCACACCTCCCGCCGGTCGCGGCCTGCCGTCCGCGGTCTACGCCACCGCGACCGGTCGCGCGCTCCTGGATGAGGTCACCCCGTTCGTGCTGGCCGCGTTCGCCCCCGAGGCCCTGGGCCTGGACCCGACCGCGTACGCCCGGCTCAACCTCGACCTGCACTCGATCCTGGCTGCGCTCGGGACCTGA
- a CDS encoding cyclase family protein → MIDVASSDSTSSDSSSSLPSNWGRWGADDELGTLNLITDEVRARAVAEARTGRWVSLAMPVDPASMLGGPFAPPAPPSPPVQQALLYTGTPPMGMAELLVLNPHHPELTHLDAFAHMPVDGLVYPGRPLTEAVTAGGVVHGSSTAFADGVLTRGVLLDLAPGDRLPSAHPITAAVLEAAELRSGVHLEPGDALVVRSGWTFSWDGETPAPGMTMDAVTWMQQRDVSLYAGDISDTFPPVDPQVPMPLHMVGLTRLGMPLIDGVQVDELAALCAELGRYAFLLTVAPPRLRGATGVPVNPLAIF, encoded by the coding sequence GTGATCGACGTCGCCAGCAGTGACAGCACCAGCAGTGACAGCAGCAGCTCGCTCCCCAGCAACTGGGGCCGCTGGGGTGCCGACGACGAACTCGGCACCCTGAACCTGATCACCGACGAGGTCCGCGCGCGGGCCGTGGCCGAGGCCCGCACCGGCCGGTGGGTGTCACTGGCGATGCCCGTCGACCCGGCCTCGATGCTCGGTGGACCGTTCGCCCCTCCCGCGCCTCCGTCCCCGCCCGTCCAGCAGGCCCTGCTCTACACCGGTACCCCGCCCATGGGCATGGCTGAACTGCTCGTCCTGAACCCGCACCACCCCGAGCTGACCCACCTCGATGCCTTCGCACACATGCCGGTAGACGGACTCGTCTACCCAGGCCGCCCCCTGACCGAAGCCGTGACCGCAGGTGGTGTCGTGCACGGCTCGAGCACGGCGTTCGCCGACGGTGTGCTCACCCGAGGGGTGCTGCTCGACCTGGCTCCCGGTGATCGGCTCCCGTCCGCACACCCGATCACCGCCGCCGTCCTCGAGGCCGCCGAGCTGCGCAGCGGGGTGCACCTGGAGCCCGGCGACGCACTCGTCGTGCGCAGTGGCTGGACATTCTCCTGGGACGGGGAAACCCCGGCACCCGGCATGACCATGGACGCCGTCACGTGGATGCAGCAGCGCGACGTCTCCCTCTACGCAGGCGACATCAGCGACACCTTCCCGCCGGTGGACCCGCAGGTCCCGATGCCGCTGCACATGGTCGGATTGACCCGCCTGGGGATGCCGTTGATCGACGGCGTCCAGGTCGATGAGCTGGCCGCGCTGTGCGCCGAACTCGGTCGCTACGCCTTCCTGCTCACCGTCGCACCGCCTCGACTGCGCGGGGCCACCGGCGTGCCCGTGAACCCCCTTGCGATCTTCTAG
- a CDS encoding tyrosine-type recombinase/integrase yields the protein MKQPDRFLSWAEIDSEAMGDATELTVPMHAYLRQIATTLRSGSVRNSDIALRCFTQFMFQEHPQITRLADVRRVHIEDYKPWLATRTNQRGKPVTAATRAHRLGNLRTFFIRIRDWDWPQAPPTVPILFGDLPRQEKPLPKALDDAAAAKFLRAAQTRPRLLERVICEVLIRTGLRVGEFTGLRRDAVRQIGAGHWLHVPVGKLLDDRYIPLHPQLVELIADYRDRFVDPAHPLLLPRENGTPMDRYSVTRCLNNVATAAGIGHVHPHQMRHTLATQAINRGMSLEAIAALLGHHSMDMTLRYAKIANRTVADEYFAVTEKVEALYAAHDPDNLDGENTALPASAAGPEMARLHREMHQRMLGNGFCTRPPALDCTFESVCETCTFFQTSIAFRPTLQAQYDHAAEHDQQGRQQLFAGLLRGLDQPAS from the coding sequence ATGAAGCAACCCGACCGCTTCCTCAGCTGGGCCGAGATCGACTCTGAGGCAATGGGTGACGCAACAGAGCTGACCGTTCCCATGCACGCCTACCTGAGGCAGATCGCCACCACCTTGCGCTCCGGCAGTGTCCGTAACTCCGACATAGCGCTGCGCTGCTTCACCCAGTTCATGTTCCAGGAACACCCTCAGATCACCCGCTTGGCTGACGTTCGTCGCGTCCACATCGAGGACTACAAGCCCTGGCTGGCCACCCGCACCAACCAGCGCGGGAAACCCGTCACCGCCGCCACCCGCGCCCACCGCCTGGGCAACCTACGCACCTTCTTCATCCGCATCCGCGACTGGGACTGGCCGCAGGCCCCACCCACGGTTCCCATCCTCTTCGGTGACCTGCCGCGGCAGGAGAAACCCCTGCCGAAGGCCCTGGACGATGCGGCGGCGGCGAAGTTCCTGCGCGCCGCGCAGACCCGACCGCGTCTGCTCGAGCGGGTCATCTGCGAGGTCCTGATCCGCACCGGACTGCGCGTCGGGGAGTTCACCGGTCTGCGCCGCGACGCCGTCCGCCAGATCGGGGCTGGGCACTGGCTGCACGTTCCTGTCGGCAAACTCCTCGACGATCGCTACATCCCGCTGCACCCTCAACTGGTCGAGCTCATCGCCGATTACCGTGACCGCTTCGTCGACCCTGCCCACCCGCTGCTGCTGCCGCGGGAGAACGGCACACCCATGGACCGTTACAGCGTCACCCGCTGCCTGAACAACGTCGCCACCGCCGCCGGCATCGGCCACGTCCACCCCCATCAGATGCGCCACACCCTGGCCACTCAGGCCATCAACCGCGGCATGAGTTTGGAAGCCATCGCTGCCCTGCTGGGGCATCACTCGATGGACATGACCCTTCGCTACGCCAAGATCGCGAATCGGACCGTCGCTGATGAGTACTTCGCCGTCACCGAGAAGGTCGAAGCGCTCTACGCCGCCCACGACCCCGACAACCTCGACGGCGAGAACACTGCGTTGCCGGCCTCCGCGGCCGGCCCGGAGATGGCCCGCCTGCACCGCGAGATGCATCAGCGGATGCTGGGCAATGGCTTCTGCACACGACCTCCGGCGCTGGACTGCACCTTCGAGTCGGTCTGCGAGACCTGCACGTTCTTCCAGACCTCGATCGCCTTCCGACCGACGTTGCAGGCCCAGTACGACCACGCCGCCGAACATGATCAACAAGGGCGTCAGCAGCTCTTCGCGGGCCTCCTCAGAGGCCTCGACCAGCCCGCGTCCTGA
- a CDS encoding tyrosine-type recombinase/integrase, whose product MTVLDLRLTQGSTPSGLPAVRLGEPWLDAYLDFLTARCRPNSVLAAGYDLKVFFTLIAKTPAEVTAADVLGFITAQRTGSAEVLGPVIAVVADADAAGGVSARTVRRRLSSINGFYTFLLARGDITANPVPLGLPTRREHDEPHDRPGGSRGSRTPLVRSPRTLPVILNPDEADALTTALRTHRDRAMVAAMLLGGLRRCEVLRLRLEDLNVGARRVFIAEGKGGHQRQIPISRRFFTHLGDYLSLERPAEADQLGHGHVFCVLKGPRRGHPLSASGLDEVLDGARRRAGLAHVTCHQLRHTCLTRLREAGMALEAIQAQAGHASIESTRIYLHLGDDWLAGQYRRAAEAIDAQAFAGHRTAPPTPEVISPITSTVMGLRGRR is encoded by the coding sequence ATGACCGTTCTGGATCTTCGACTCACCCAAGGTTCAACGCCCTCCGGACTGCCCGCCGTGCGCCTGGGTGAGCCCTGGCTGGACGCCTACCTCGACTTCCTCACCGCCCGCTGTCGACCCAACAGCGTCCTGGCCGCCGGCTACGACCTGAAGGTCTTCTTCACCCTCATCGCCAAGACCCCGGCGGAGGTCACCGCCGCCGACGTGCTGGGTTTCATCACCGCCCAGCGAACAGGATCAGCGGAAGTGCTCGGCCCGGTGATCGCCGTCGTCGCCGACGCCGACGCTGCTGGAGGGGTCAGTGCCCGCACCGTTCGACGCCGGTTGTCCAGCATCAACGGTTTCTACACCTTCCTCCTCGCCCGCGGCGACATCACCGCCAACCCCGTCCCCCTCGGCCTGCCGACACGGCGCGAACACGACGAGCCCCACGACCGGCCTGGCGGCAGTCGCGGATCGAGAACCCCACTGGTCCGCTCCCCGCGGACCCTGCCGGTCATCCTCAACCCCGACGAAGCCGACGCCCTCACCACAGCACTCCGCACCCACCGCGACCGCGCCATGGTCGCCGCGATGCTGCTCGGGGGTTTGCGTCGCTGCGAGGTCCTGCGCCTGCGCCTGGAGGACCTGAACGTCGGGGCACGGCGGGTGTTCATCGCCGAAGGCAAAGGCGGACACCAACGCCAGATCCCGATCTCCAGGCGGTTCTTCACCCATCTCGGCGACTACCTCAGCCTCGAACGCCCAGCCGAAGCCGACCAGTTGGGGCACGGACACGTCTTCTGCGTTCTCAAGGGTCCCCGCCGCGGGCACCCACTGTCGGCCTCGGGACTCGACGAGGTCCTCGACGGAGCACGGCGCCGCGCCGGCCTGGCGCACGTCACCTGCCATCAGTTGCGTCACACCTGCCTGACCCGGCTGCGCGAAGCGGGCATGGCCCTGGAAGCGATCCAGGCCCAGGCCGGTCACGCGTCCATCGAATCCACCCGCATCTACCTCCACCTCGGCGATGACTGGCTGGCGGGGCAGTATCGCCGCGCCGCCGAAGCCATCGATGCTCAAGCGTTCGCTGGCCACCGCACTGCTCCACCCACTCCCGAGGTCATCTCACCGATCACGTCAACGGTCATGGGACTGCGAGGTCGGCGATGA